In Triticum aestivum cultivar Chinese Spring chromosome 5B, IWGSC CS RefSeq v2.1, whole genome shotgun sequence, the following proteins share a genomic window:
- the LOC123114931 gene encoding uncharacterized protein yields the protein MAIETEPAAPPGLLGPPVVRGARPPADPALHPFLDLLDAAIKAALTLTPWRARALTPWRALTENYSLAYANSGNPCLDFFFQVVPDTPAERVRGLLAAAWAHDALTALKLACNLRGVRGTGKSDKEGFYAAALWMHEHNPRTLACNIAALAEFGYLKDFPELLFRLIHGPDVRKVAKAAAEAEKARKKEKALGHRRAALRTRLASRRRRRRRSAAGGRPSAPGWPAGDELDSEPLPPLPPKPTFGDFLAAALWKSMQSKALVVEAVPVSVAVPEAAGQKPEAMEAVPDPVAVREAAKQKPEAMEAVPDPVAVPEAAEQKPEVMEVDQKKTSPRKPEMSKKVRKVAKLAVQSLKTYYGDRAYRFLFDAVADFFAALLTSDLEQLSHGGKTMKIGLAAKWCPTPGSSFDRTTLLCEAIARRLFPRDSDPEYAQLSDEHYTYCALHRLRRQVLVPLRKVLKLPEVYMSAQRWSELPYTRVASVAMRRYKFLFKKHDEVRFGRYLDDVKAGKAKISAGALLPHEIAAAALRGQEDDVSELQWRRMVEDLRSKGLLRNCISVCDVSASMDGKPMEVCIALGVLTSELSERPWKGKVITFHSRPSIHLIKGNTLREKMKFVERLEWGGSTNFQGVFDQILCTAVDAGLAPEKMIRTVFVYSDMEFNMASGAYYGGEPSWDSDYEVICKKFRAAGYGDVVPQIVFWNLRDSSSMPVTSTQPGVAMVSGFSKNILKIFLQNDGVVNPEAIMMQAIAGDEYQKLAVFD from the coding sequence ATGGCGATCGAGACGGagcccgccgcgccgcccggcctcctGGGCCCCCCGGTAGTGCGCGGCGCGCGCCCGCCCGCCGACCCCGCGTTGCACCCcttcctcgacctcctcgacgcggcCATCAAGGCGGCGCTGACGCTGACACCGTGGCGGGCACGGGCGCTGACGCCGTGGCGGGCGCTCACGGAGAACTACTCGCTTGCGTACGCCAACTCGGGCAACCCCTGCCTCGACTTCTTCTTCCAGGTGGTGCCCGACACGCCAGCCGAGCGCGTGCGCGGCCTGCTCGCCGCCGCCTGGGCCCACGACGCGCTCACGGCGCTCAAGCTCGCCTGCAACCTCCGCGGCGTCCGCGGCACCGGCAAGTCGGACAAGGAGGGCTTCTACGCGGCCGCACTCTGGATGCACGAGCACAACCCCCGGACGCTCGCCTGCAACATCGCCGCGCTCGCCGAGTTTGGCTACCTCAAGGACTTCCCCGAGCTGCTCTTCCGCCTCATCCACGGCCCCGACGTGCGCAAGGTTGCCAAGGCGGCCGCCGAGGCCGAGAAAGCGCGGAAGAAGGAGAAGGCGCTCGGCCACAGGCGGGCGGCCCTCCGCACCAGGTTGGCCAGCCGGCGGAGAAGGAGAAGGCGCTCGGCCGCAGGCGGGCGGCCCTCCGCACCAGGTTGGCCAGCCGGCGACGAACTGGACTCTGAGCCACTGCCGCCGTTGCCACCCAAGCCCACCTTCGGCGATTTCCTCGCGGCTGCGCTCTGGAAATCCATGCAGAGCAAGGCCCTAGTGGTTGAGGCCGTCCCTGTCTCCGTCGCGGTCCCGGAGGCAGCCGGTCAGAAGCCGGAGGCGATGGAGGCCGTCCCTGACCCCGTCGCGGTCCGGGAGGCAGCCAAGCAGAAGCCGGAGGCGATGGAGGCCGTCCCTGACCCCGTCGCGGTCCCGGAGGCAGCCGAGCAGAAgccggaggtgatggaggtggatCAGAAGAAGACCTCCCCACGTAAGCCGGAGATGTCCAAGAAGGTCCGGAAGGTTGCCAAGCTCGCCGTGCAGTCGCTGAAGACGTACTACGGCGACCGGGCATACCGTTTCCTGTTCGACGCCGTCGCAGACTTCTTCGCCGCGCTCCTCACCTCGGACCTCGAACAGCTTTCCCACGGCGGGAAGACGATGAAGATCGGGCTCGCCGCCAAGTGGTGTCCCACGCCGGGCTCGTCGTTCGACCGCACCACGCTGCTCTGCGAGGCCATCGCTCGTCGCCTCTTCCCGCGCGACTCTGACCCCGAGTACGCCCAACTCTCGGACGAGCACTACACGTACTGCGCCCTCCACCGCCTCCGCCGTCAGGTGCTCGTGCCGCTGCGCAAGGTCCTGAAGCTTCCGGAGGTGTACATGAGCGCGCAGCGGTGGTCCGAGCTCCCCTACACTCGAGTGGCCTCGGTGGCCATGAGGCGCTACAAGTTCCTGTTCAAGAAGCACGACGAGGTGCGCTTCGGCAGGTACCTGGATGACGTGAAGGCCGGCAAGGCCAAGATCTCGGCGGGCGCGCTCCTGCCACACGAGATCGCCGCGGCCGCACTCCGTGGCCAGGAGGACGACGTCTCGGAGCTTCAGTGGCGCCGCATGGTGGAGGACCTCCGCTCCAAGGGGTTGCTGCGCAACTGCATCTCCGTCTGCGACGTGTCCGCCAGCATGGATGGCAAGCCGATGGAGGTGTGCATCGCGCTGGGGGTGCTCACGTCGGAGCTCAGCGAGAGGCCGTGGAAGGGCAAGGTGATCACGTTCCATTCAAGGCCCTCGATCCACCTGATCAAAGGCAATACCCTGCGGGAAAAGATGAAGTTCGTGGAGCGCTTGGAGTGGGGCGGGAGCACCAACTTCCAAGGGGTGTTTGACCAGATCCTCTGCACGGCCGTGGACGCCGGACTCGCGCCGGAGAAGATGATCAGGACCGTGTTCGTGTACAGCGACATGGAGTTCAACATGGCGTCAGGCGCCTACTACGGCGGGGAACCGTCGTGGGACAGTGACTACGAGGTGATCTGCAAGAAGTTCAGGGCCGCCGGCTACGGCGACGTGGTGCCGCAGATCGTCTTCTGGAACCTGCGCGACTCCAGTTCGATGCCGGTGACGTCGACCCAGCCCGGGGTGGCCATGGTGAGCGGCTTCTCCAAGAACATCCTCAAGATCTTCCTGCAGAATGACGGCGTGGTGAACCCCGAGGCCATCATGATGCaggccatcgccggcgacgagTACCAGAAGCTGGCCGTGTTCGACTAG